A window of Castanea sativa cultivar Marrone di Chiusa Pesio chromosome 1, ASM4071231v1 contains these coding sequences:
- the LOC142622423 gene encoding late embryogenesis abundant protein At1g64065-like, whose amino-acid sequence MSTDEIPFASSKLHPRSDEEIAMFKALKKERSGKCFVYVFAGIVIQCIIILVLAVIVLRVKVPDVNLTLVTVKNLKYNSTASSISINTTLVAEVTIENKNFGGFEFENSTLSVLYRGMVIGERKIGHGSVKAREGQAMNVTVELRSNRLSDLNNLSSDINSGMLKLSSATKLSGTVRLVNIIKKRRNTELNCIMTLNLTSRAVQDLQCQ is encoded by the coding sequence atgtcgACAGACGAAATTCCATTTGCATCTAGCAAATTACATCCGAGAAGTGACGAAGAGATTGCCATGTTCAAAGCACTAAAGAAGGAAAGAAGTGGTAAatgttttgtttatgtttttgcaGGTATTGTTATCCAATGCATCATCATATTAGTCCTTGCCGTAATCGTGTTGCGTGTTAAAGTTCCTGATGTTAATTTGACTTTGGTCACGGTGAAAAATCTGAAGTATAATAGCACTGCATCATCAATTTCGATTAATACCACTTTGGTTGCTGAGGTGACTATTgagaataaaaattttggtgggTTCGAATTCGAGAATAGCACCTTGAGTGTGCTATATAGAGGCATGGTTATTGGTGAAAGAAAAATAGGACATGGGAGTGTCAAAGCTAGGGAGGGACAAGCGATGAATGTTACAGTGGAACTGAGGTCGAACAGGTTATCGGATTTGAACAATCTTAGCAGTGATATCAATTCAGGGATGTTGAAGCTGAGTAGCGCTACCAAGTTGAGTGGTACGGTGCGTTTGGTGAATATTATAAAGAAGAGGAGGAACACAGAATTGAACTGCATTATGACACTAAATTTGACAAGCCGTGCCGTCCAGGATCTTCAATGCCAataa